In one window of Spiroplasma corruscae DNA:
- a CDS encoding HAD-IIB family hydrolase, translating to MELNFKENVIVFSDLDGTALLDNHKFSDRLVKVVEKLYKKNIMFIPVTARITKDAINQQAIYLSIDKFKGIAVANNGSQVFDFKTNNYLVNKFIDKSILEKIFYKTYGKIGEFKVHYFAGDTCYVYGYGHNSSYWADVMKVNYEIISKVEQITKPVSHMTMVLNEEYAKNHIGEFLNEFDFLRNDLDMIKYTNRVYELANKGVNKGSVVGEVLNYLGLSKENTTTFAFGDSFNDIPLLKAVEYPIALENSIKELKDLAIFVSKSNNDDGVAEFIENNILKEK from the coding sequence ATGGAATTAAATTTTAAGGAAAATGTAATAGTATTCTCTGATTTAGATGGGACTGCTCTTCTAGATAATCACAAGTTTAGCGATAGACTAGTAAAAGTGGTTGAGAAGCTGTATAAAAAAAATATAATGTTTATACCTGTAACAGCAAGAATTACAAAAGATGCAATTAATCAACAAGCAATATATCTTAGTATAGACAAATTTAAAGGAATAGCGGTTGCTAATAATGGAAGCCAAGTATTTGATTTTAAAACAAATAATTATTTAGTTAACAAATTCATTGATAAAAGTATATTGGAAAAAATATTTTATAAAACTTATGGCAAAATAGGGGAATTTAAAGTTCACTATTTCGCAGGTGACACTTGTTATGTTTATGGTTATGGTCATAATTCAAGTTATTGAGCAGACGTAATGAAAGTTAATTATGAAATAATATCAAAAGTGGAACAAATAACCAAACCAGTATCCCATATGACAATGGTTTTGAATGAAGAATATGCAAAAAATCATATTGGCGAATTTTTAAATGAATTTGATTTCCTAAGAAATGATTTAGATATGATAAAATATACAAATAGAGTTTATGAATTGGCAAACAAAGGTGTTAATAAAGGCTCTGTAGTTGGAGAAGTTTTAAATTATTTAGGACTTTCAAAAGAAAATACAACAACTTTTGCTTTTGGAGATAGTTTCAATGATATCCCATTATTAAAAGCTGTTGAATATCCAATAGCACTTGAAAATTCAATCAAGGAGTTAAAGGATTTAGCAATATTTGTTTCTAAAAGCAACAATGATGATGGTGTTGCAGAATTTATAGAAAATAATATTTTAAAGGAGAAATAA
- the trxA gene encoding thioredoxin, which produces MDIKHVKSIEELDNLLKNNKSVVVDFFADWCGPCKMLAPIFEQVSGEVVDTQFVKVNVDEASELANQYGVRSIPTVISFKDGNLAKQNTGFMSRDVLLDFIK; this is translated from the coding sequence ATGGATATTAAACACGTAAAATCAATTGAAGAATTGGATAACTTACTAAAAAATAACAAATCAGTTGTTGTAGACTTTTTTGCAGATTGATGCGGACCTTGTAAAATGCTTGCTCCAATATTTGAACAAGTTTCAGGAGAAGTTGTAGATACACAATTTGTAAAAGTTAATGTTGATGAAGCTTCAGAATTAGCTAATCAATACGGTGTAAGATCAATTCCAACTGTAATATCATTCAAGGATGGTAACTTAGCAAAACAAAATACTGGGTTTATGTCGAGAGATGTTTTATTAGATTTCATTAAATAG